The Arthrobacter russicus genome has a segment encoding these proteins:
- a CDS encoding mannitol dehydrogenase family protein: MVNLNSAALADLPPALAVPEYDRSALRTGIVHFGVGGFHRAHQAMYLDRLMNRGEALDWAICGVGVLPHDAKMAQVMKDQDCLYTLLLKNPDGTREARVIGSITEYLFAPEDPEKVLAKLASPEIRIVSLTVTEGGYNFHHVTGEFDAENPDVQHDLQPGALPKTTFGFVVAALARRRELGIGPFTVMSCDNIQGNGDVARKMFTAFAELKDPELAAWMRAEVPFPNSMVDRITPVTTDEDRTAITADFGITDEWPVVCEPFEQWVLEDHFADGRPPLQDAGVQLVDDVEPYELMKLRLLNASHQAIGYLGYLAGYRYAHEVCQDPEFVEFLTGYMDREATPTLSPVPGIDLPAYKRTLISRFSNEYVRDTLARLCAESSDRIPKWLVPVIRINLARGGDIERSAAVVAAWARYAEGLDEQGAPIEVVDALKDRLMSAAARQREEKLAFLSDREVFGDLVDDARFVAAYRTALDSLHEHGARATVRSLLG; this comes from the coding sequence ATGGTGAACCTGAATTCTGCCGCACTGGCAGACCTCCCCCCAGCACTGGCAGTACCGGAATACGACCGTTCCGCCTTGCGCACCGGCATCGTGCATTTCGGCGTGGGCGGCTTCCACCGGGCGCACCAGGCAATGTACCTGGACCGGCTGATGAACCGCGGCGAGGCCCTGGATTGGGCGATCTGCGGAGTCGGCGTGCTGCCGCACGATGCCAAGATGGCCCAAGTCATGAAAGACCAGGACTGCCTCTACACCTTGTTGCTGAAGAATCCGGACGGCACGCGCGAGGCCCGGGTCATCGGCTCGATCACCGAATACTTGTTCGCCCCGGAAGACCCGGAAAAAGTCCTGGCGAAACTCGCCTCACCGGAAATCCGAATCGTCTCGCTCACCGTGACCGAGGGGGGCTACAACTTCCACCACGTCACCGGGGAGTTCGACGCGGAGAACCCGGATGTGCAGCACGACCTGCAGCCCGGGGCCCTGCCGAAAACCACTTTCGGCTTCGTCGTCGCGGCTTTGGCACGCCGCCGGGAACTCGGCATCGGGCCTTTCACCGTGATGTCCTGCGACAACATCCAAGGCAACGGCGACGTGGCCCGAAAGATGTTCACCGCTTTCGCCGAATTGAAAGACCCGGAACTGGCCGCCTGGATGCGGGCGGAAGTGCCCTTCCCCAATTCGATGGTGGACCGGATCACCCCGGTGACCACGGACGAAGACCGGACCGCGATCACTGCGGATTTCGGCATCACCGACGAATGGCCGGTGGTTTGCGAACCTTTCGAACAATGGGTGCTCGAAGACCACTTCGCCGACGGCCGCCCGCCGCTGCAGGACGCCGGCGTGCAACTGGTGGACGACGTCGAGCCCTATGAACTGATGAAACTGCGCTTGCTCAACGCCAGCCATCAGGCGATCGGTTACCTCGGCTACCTCGCCGGGTACCGGTACGCGCACGAAGTATGCCAGGATCCCGAATTCGTCGAGTTCTTGACCGGGTACATGGACCGCGAAGCCACACCGACGCTTTCCCCGGTGCCCGGGATCGACCTGCCCGCGTACAAGCGCACCCTGATCAGCCGCTTCTCCAACGAATACGTCCGGGACACCCTGGCCAGGTTGTGCGCGGAAAGCTCGGACCGGATCCCCAAATGGCTGGTGCCGGTGATTCGGATCAACCTGGCCCGGGGCGGCGACATCGAACGCAGCGCGGCGGTTGTGGCTGCCTGGGCCAGGTACGCCGAAGGCCTCGACGAACAGGGAGCACCGATCGAGGTCGTGGATGCGCTCAAGGACCGGCTGATGTCCGCTGCCGCCCGGCAACGGGAAGAGAAATTGGCTTTCCTCAGCGATCGTGAGGTTTTCGGCGACTTGGTGGACGACGCGCGGTTCGTCGCCGCGTACCGCACCGCGCTGGACAGCCTGCACGAACACGGCGCCCGGGCCACGGTACGGAGCCTGCTGGGCTGA